From Streptomyces sp. HUAS MG91, the proteins below share one genomic window:
- a CDS encoding DUF427 domain-containing protein, protein MADGHTITIEQDARRVRVVRDGEVLADSTRALLLKETGCPERHYIPPEDVRTELLTPSDTTTYCPFKGHASYWSLPGAQDLVWAYEEPKPGVAAIKGHLCFYETQVDDA, encoded by the coding sequence ATGGCTGATGGACACACGATCACGATCGAGCAGGATGCACGGCGCGTGCGCGTCGTCCGGGACGGGGAGGTGCTGGCCGACAGCACGAGGGCGCTGCTGCTGAAGGAGACCGGCTGTCCGGAGCGGCACTACATCCCTCCGGAGGATGTGCGGACCGAACTGCTGACCCCGTCGGACACCACGACGTACTGCCCCTTCAAGGGCCACGCCTCGTACTGGTCGCTGCCGGGCGCGCAGGACCTGGTGTGGGCGTACGAGGAGCCGAAGCCCGGGGTGGCCGCCATCAAGGGCCACTTGTGCTTCTACGAGACCCAGGTCGACGACGCCTAG
- the mnmA gene encoding tRNA 2-thiouridine(34) synthase MnmA → MTSQTSHAAQRPAPDRPLRVLAAMSGGVDSAVAAARAAEAGHDVTGVHLALSANPQSFRTGARGCCTIEDSRDARRAADVIGIPFYVWDLADRFREDVVEDFVAEYEAGRTPNPCLRCNEKIKFAALLDKALALGFDAVCTGHYAQVVVNADGDRELHRATDMAKDQSYVLGVLDDRQLAHAMFPLGDTETTKDEIRAEAERRGLAVAKKPDSHDICFIADGDTQGFLAARLGKAEGDIVDESGTKLGTHEGAYGYTIGQRKGLRIGTPAPDGKPRYVLDISPVDNTVTVGPAAALDVSALTAIKPRWCGAAPTGPGTYTAQLRAHGGETEVTAELVDDELRVSFDEPVRGVAPGQAIVLYAGTRVVGSATIATTDRATAVA, encoded by the coding sequence ATGACTTCCCAGACCTCGCACGCCGCGCAGCGCCCCGCCCCGGACCGTCCCCTCCGTGTTCTCGCCGCCATGTCCGGCGGTGTCGACTCCGCCGTCGCCGCGGCCCGCGCCGCGGAAGCCGGCCACGACGTGACAGGTGTCCACCTGGCCCTGTCGGCGAACCCGCAGTCGTTCCGCACCGGCGCGCGCGGCTGTTGCACCATCGAGGACTCCCGCGACGCGCGCCGCGCGGCGGACGTCATCGGCATCCCGTTCTACGTGTGGGACCTCGCCGACCGCTTCCGCGAGGACGTCGTCGAGGACTTCGTCGCCGAGTACGAGGCCGGGCGCACCCCGAACCCCTGCCTGCGCTGCAACGAGAAGATCAAGTTCGCCGCGCTGCTCGACAAGGCGCTGGCCCTCGGCTTCGACGCGGTCTGCACCGGCCACTACGCCCAGGTCGTCGTGAACGCCGACGGCGACCGCGAGCTGCACCGCGCGACCGACATGGCCAAGGACCAGTCCTACGTGCTGGGCGTCCTGGACGACCGCCAGCTCGCCCACGCCATGTTCCCGCTCGGCGACACCGAGACGACCAAGGACGAGATCCGCGCGGAGGCCGAGCGCCGCGGCCTCGCCGTCGCCAAGAAGCCCGACTCCCACGACATCTGCTTCATCGCCGACGGCGACACCCAGGGCTTCCTGGCCGCCCGCCTCGGCAAGGCGGAGGGCGACATCGTCGACGAGTCCGGCACCAAGCTCGGCACCCACGAGGGCGCGTACGGCTACACCATCGGCCAGCGCAAGGGCCTGCGCATCGGCACCCCCGCCCCCGACGGCAAGCCCCGCTACGTCCTGGACATCTCCCCGGTGGACAACACGGTGACGGTGGGCCCCGCGGCCGCCCTCGACGTGTCCGCCCTGACCGCGATCAAGCCCCGCTGGTGCGGCGCGGCCCCCACCGGCCCGGGCACCTACACGGCGCAGCTCCGCGCCCACGGCGGGGAGACCGAGGTGACGGCCGAACTCGTCGACGACGAACTGCGGGTGTCCTTCGACGAGCCCGTGCGCGGCGTCGCACCCGGCCAGGCGATCGTGCTCTACGCCGGTACGCGCGTGGTCGGCTCGGCGACCATCGCGACCACCGACCGGGCCACGGCGGTCGCCTAG